The DNA region TTACGATGCAGCAGGGATTAAGAGAGTAATCGTCTCCACTTACCAGGCCGTATCAGGGGCAGGGCAGGAGGCCATGGATGAGCTGCTACAACAAACAGAAGCCCTGGCAGCCGGGCGGGAAGTTACCCCCAAGGCTTTCCCTTACCAGATTGCTTATAACTTGATACCTCATATTGATGTTTTTATGGACAACGGTTATACCAGGGAAGAAATGAAGATGGTGCATGAAACCAGGAAAATGCTGCATGATGACCAACTGGCTATCTCTGCGACCACAGTCCGGGTACCGGTATTGCGGAGCCATTCAGAAGCTGTTACTGTCGAGACGGAAAAGAAATTAACGGCTGCGGAAGCGAGGGAAATCCTGGCCAAGGCACCCGGTATAGTGGTCACGGACGATCCGGCGGAATTGAAATACCCGATGCCGATCATGGCTTCTCACCGGGATGAGGTATTTGTCGGGCGGATCAGGGAAGACCTTGCCATTGAGAACGGGCTGAGCATGTTTGTAGTGGCGGACCAGCTGCGTAAAGGAGCGGCTACTAATGCAGTTCAAATTGCGGAGCTGCTAATTGATTACAATTTGATTTGAAGGCGGCGGGGGTGAGCATGCATATGTTAAAGGATTTTGGGCAGCTGTTGACGGCGATGGTAACTCCCTTTGATGCCAGTGGGAAAGTGGATTTGGGAGCTGCCAAGGAATTGGCTTTGATGCTGGTGGATTCCGGCAGCGATGGTGTGGTGGTGGCCGGAACAACCGGGGAAAGCCCGGTTATACCGGAAGAGGACAAGATTCGCCTGTTTCGTGCCGTGAAAGAAGCGGTAGGAGATAGAGCCACTGTGATTGCCAATACCGGCAATTATAATACTGAGGAGAGTATTGCACTGTCACTAAAAGCTCAAGAAATAGGCGTAGATGGGGTCATGCTGGTGGTACCCTACTATAACCGCCCCAATCAAGAGGGTCTGTACCGGCATTTTGAGGCTATTGCCTCATCGATTGAATTACCGGTGTTGTTATATAATGTGCCTTCCAGAACCGGCCGTAACCTGG from Clostridia bacterium includes:
- a CDS encoding aspartate-semialdehyde dehydrogenase, whose product is MKQYSVALVGTGAVGSTILEILEERNFPVKSLKLLATSRSAGKKVEFKGQAYEIEETTADSFNGMDLVFFAGGKASQLFAKEAVARGAVVIDNGSTFRLDPEVPLVVPEVNPEDVKKHKGIIANPNCSTIIMVVALKPLYDAAGIKRVIVSTYQAVSGAGQEAMDELLQQTEALAAGREVTPKAFPYQIAYNLIPHIDVFMDNGYTREEMKMVHETRKMLHDDQLAISATTVRVPVLRSHSEAVTVETEKKLTAAEAREILAKAPGIVVTDDPAELKYPMPIMASHRDEVFVGRIREDLAIENGLSMFVVADQLRKGAATNAVQIAELLIDYNLI